The Sandaracinaceae bacterium genome segment CGAACGTCACCCGCACCCCACGCGTCATGCGAAGACGCTACCAGATCGCGCCCGCGCTTCAGTAGGCGTTGCGGTGCACCTTGGGGCTGAAGACGGTGAGCAGGATGATCTTCAGGTCGAACCACAGGCCCCAGCGACGGATGTACTCGAGGTCGTGCTCGACCCGCTTCTCCATCTTCTCGAGCGTGTCGGTCTCGCCGCGCCAGCCGTTCACCTGCGCCCAGCCGGTCAGCCCGGGCTTGACCTTGTGGCGCAGCATGTAGCCGTGGATGCGCTTGCGGTACGCCTCGTTGTGGGCGACGGCGTGGGGACGCGGCCCCACCAGGCTCATCGAGCCCGTGACGACGTGGAAGAGCTGCGGCAGCTCGTCCAGCGAGAGCCGGCGGAGGATCGCGCCGACGGGCGTGATGCGGCTGTCGTTCTTCTCGGCCTGCTTCACCTTGGCCCCGTCCTCCGCGACCGTCATCGAGCGGAACTTCAGGACGTGGATGATCTCGCCGTCGAGCCCGTAGCGACGCTGCTGGAAGAACACGGGCCCCTTGCTCGTGAGCTTGATCAGCAGCGCGATGAGGGCCATCGGGAGAGCCGCGATGGTGAGGAAGACCGTCCCCAGCACGATGTCCTCGAAGCGCTTGACCCAGCCGTCGATGCCGTAGAACGGCGTCTCGAACACGCTCACCACCGGGATGTCGTCGAGCGCGCTCCAGCGGCCGTGCAGCAGATCGAAGACGAAGAAGTCCGGCACCACGTAGACGCTGGCCGTGGTGTCGGCGAGGTCGCGCAGGAGCTTCTGCACGCGCGGCTCGGCCCGCATGGGGAGCGCGATGTAGAGGATGTCGATCTCCCCCTCGCGCGCCTTGCGCACCGCGTCGTCGAAGGTGCCCACCAGGTCGGGCAGATCCGCCTCCGGGGTGTGGAGGCGCTCGGGCGTGCGGTCGTCGAAGAAGCCGACCATCTCCATACCGAGCCACGGCGTCTCCGCGAGGTGGGCCGCCACGCGCTCGCCCATCTCGGTCATGCCGATCACCCCCGCGCGGCGCATGTTGCGGCCGCGCTTGCGCGCCTCCTGCAGGGCGAGCCGGAGCAGGCCCCGGCCGACGCTGATCAGGGTCGGCGCCCCGATGAACCAGCCAAGGGTGGCGACGCGGCTGAAGGTCGACGACTCCTTGGTGAAGAAGGCGGCGAGCAGCAGCGCGGTCAGCACGCCGCCCCACACGGCCCACACCCGGACCAGCTCCTTGTGGAGCGGCACGCCACGCCACGCGCGGTAGAGGCCCCCCGCCTCCGCGAGGAAGAGGAAGACGAGCAGAGCGCCGCCGGTGGCGACCGTGTGGTGGTTGTCCCACTCGCCGGCCGAGTCGTAGACCCAGAACGCGAGCGCGTGGGCGAGGACGATCCAGGCGGCGTCGAGGAGACGCTGTACGAGCCCGGTCTTGTTGTGGAGGGGGCGAATGAATCCGCGCTGGCGAGGCATGAGAATGATTCCGTCGAGTGGGGACGTCGTCCGTCCCGGCTGTGAGTCGACGGGACCCACTTCAACCGCCATGCCTGCCCGTATGCCTGCCACTGTGCGTGCCTCGTACGCCTCTGAGGTGGGGTACTCGGCCACGGGTGAGGCCGAGCGGCCGCCACGCGACCGCGCCCTCCCGCGCCGCTGTGTTCTACGTGTCGGCGTGTCGTGTCTTCCCGTCTCGTCCGGGGCGCATACGTCCGCTCGGGGCCCGCGCCTTGCTTGGGCCGTGACCACGGAGTAACGACGAATCGTGAACGCACATCTGCCTCACACCGCCGTGCTGATTTTCGCCACGGTCTCTTTTTCCCTCTTGCCGGGCTGCATCGGCAGCCTGCCGACCCCGCCGACGGTGCCGGACGCGAACGCTGGCTTCCGCGCCATGGAGTCGACGCCCGCGCCCGGCGTGGACCAGGACGAGCCGCGCCCGATGGCGCTCTATCCGGGCGACGTGGTCGCGCTGCGCATGCAGGCGGCCGACGTCGAGACCATCGAAGGACTGAGCGTCGACGAGCGTGGCATGCTGCACGTCCCTCTGGCGGGTGACGTCCAGGTCGCGGGGCTCCCGCTCGTGGACGCCGAGGAGCGCATCGAGCAGGCCATGCGGCGCTTCATCAGCACCGTGCGCGTCACGATCGTGATGAGTGACCCAGCGGGGCACGTCGCGTCGGTCATCGGCGCGGTGGGGGAGCAGGGCCGCGTCGTGATCGCGCCCGGCATGCGCGTGGCGGATCTCCTCGCCGCGGCAGGTGGGCCCGCCACGTCGAGCGAGGGCGGGTCGACCACCCTGCTCGCCGATCTCTCGAGCGCCCGGCTGGTCCGCGGCGGCGAGGCGGTGCCGATCGACGTCGGTACCGCGGTGACCGGAGATCCTCGGCACAACGTCTTCGTGCGACCGGGCGACTACCTCTACGTGCCGCCGCAGCTGCGCGGGCTGATCAGCGTGCTCGGCGAGGTGAACGGGGCGCGCGTGCTCCCGTTCCAGCCGGGCATCCGCCTCTCGCAGGCCCTGGCGATGGCGGGCGGAATCACTCGTGATGCCAACGGAGGCGACATCCGGATCGTCCGCGGCGGCCCCGACGACGCGATGATCTACCGCGCCGGCATCGATCACGTGGTGAGCGGCCACTACGAGGACCCCGTGCTCGCGCCCGGCGACATCGTCTACGTGGGCTCGAGCGGCCTGGCAGATTTCCGCGACTTCACGACCGCGATCTCCCCGATCATCAGCATCGGCGCCACCACCGCGATCGGCGTCGCCGCCTTCAGCTCGGGCCCGTAGCGGACTCGGGAGCATATGGGGCGCGGAGCGCGTAAGCTCCGCGCCGCAGCTCGGCGGGCGCGTCCGCCGGGCTTTCGACTCGCCCAACCAGAGAGACTGCGACATGACCGCCGAGAACCCTTTCCGCTGCTACGTGATGGGCAGCGAATCTCTCCTCGTGCAGTGCACCGAGATCCTCCTCCGCGAAGGCCACAAGGTGCTGGGGGTGATCAGCGAGGCGGACGACATCGTCCGCTGGGCCGAGGATCAGAAGATCCCCGTGGTGCCGCCCGGGAAGGACCTCGCGTCGCGCCTCTCGGACGACCCCTTCGAGTGGTTCTTCAGTCTCGCGAACCTCTCCATCATCCCGGACGACGTGCTCGCGAAGCCCACCGAGGGGGCGATCAACTTCCATGACGGCCCGCTGCCTCGCTACGCCGGCCTCAACGCGACGACCTGGGCCCTGCTCCACGGCGAGCGGACCCACGGCGTCAGCTTCCACCTCATCGAGGGCGGAGTGGACGAGGGCGACCTGCTCGCCCAGCGCGTCTTCGAGCTGAACGACCGGGAGACCGCGCTCACGCTCAACACGCGCTGCTACGAGCTCGGCATCGAGACCTTCGGACAGCTGGTCGAGCAGCTCGGCGCGGGCACGCACGAGCGCACCGAGCAGGACCTGGGCAAGCGCAGCTACTTCGGCAAGTTCGACCGCCCCGACGGCGGCTCCACCATCGACTGGGACCAGCCGGCGCACGTCATCGACGCGCTCGTCCGCGCGCTGGACTACGGCGGCTACCCGAACCCGGTCGGCGCGGCCAAGGTCGTGCTCGAGCGCGGCGTGCTGCTCCTCCCGGAGGTCGAGCGGGCCGCGGACAGCACCTCCGAGAAGCCCGGCACCGTGGTCGGCGTCGACGACGACGGCCTCGAGGTCGCCACGCAGACGGGCACCCTCCTCTTCCCGCGCGTGCTCGACGGCGAAGGTCGTCCGCTCACGGCGGAGGCCGCGTTCGCCCTCGGCGTGCAGCCCGGAGCGAGCCTGGTCGCGAGCCCCTCGACCCGGAAGCGGCTCGGGGAGCTGGACCGCGCGATGGCCAAAAACGAGGCCTTCTGGACGCGCCGGCTCTCCACCCTCGAGGCGGCGAAGATCCCGCAGGCCGATCACGCGACCGTCGCGAAGCCGAAGCAGGAGCGCCGCGCGATCGAGGCGACGGCCGCGCCGACGCGGCTCTTCGCGGGGCTGGGCGCGTGGCTCGCGCGCGTCAGCGGCAAGCACGCCTTCGACGTGGCGCACCGGCCGCCGTCGCTCTCCGAGACCATCGCGGGGGCCGAGCGGCTCTACGCAGATCGCGTCCCGATGCGGCTCTCGGTCGATCTGGAGGCGCCGTTCTCCGCCCTCCTCGAGGCCACCGAGAAGGAGCTGGCGCGGGTCGACGCGAAGGGCACCTACCCCCTCGAGCTCTTCCACCGCCAGCCGAGCGCGCAGCGCCCGAGCTACGACGTGGTGGCGGAGCAGGTCACCTCGCTCGACGACTGGAGCCTCCCGAGCGGCGCGATCGCCGGGCTGATCACGGACGGGAGCCGCGCGGCCCTCGTCTTCGACGCGGAGCGGCTCGCGCCGGCCCAGGCGGACGCGATGCGCCAGCAGCTCGAGGCGCTCCTGCGCGGCGCCGACGAGACGCTCGTGGGTGACCTCCCGCTGCTCTCGGAGGGTGAGCGGCGGCGCCTCCTCGAGGAGTGGAACGACACCGCGAGGGACTTCCCGCGCGACCAGGGCGTGCACCAGCTCTTCGAGGCGCAGGTCGACCGCAGCCCCGACACGCAGGCGCTCGTCTACCGCGGCAGCGCGCTCACCTACGCGGAGCTGGACGCCAAGGCCAACCAGCTCGCGCACCGCCTCATCGGCCTCGGCGTGAAGGCCGACACCCCCGTCGGCCTCTGCACCGACCGCAGCCTCGATCTCCTCATCGGCGCCCTCGGCATCCTCAAGGCGGGCGGCGCCTACGTGCCGCTCGACCCCAGCTACCCGAAGGATCGCCTGGCCTTCATGGTCGAGGACAGCGCCGCGCCCGTGATCGTCACGCTCTCCCGCACCCGAGACGTGCTCCCGGAGGGCGAGGCCACGCGGGTCGTGCTCGACGAAGAGGACCTCGGCGGCCAGCCGACCACGCGACCCTCGGTCGACGGCTGGAGCAGCGACAACCTCGCCTACCTCATCTACACGAGCGGCTCGACCGGCAAGCCCAAGGGCGTGATGGTCGAGCACCGGAACGTCGCGAACTTCTTCACCGGCATGGACGCGGAGATCCCGCACGAGCCGGCCGGCCGCTGGCTCGCGGTGACCAGCCTCAGCTTCGACATCTCGGTGCTCGAGCTGTTCTGGACGCTCGCCCGCGGCTTCACGGTGGTGCTCTCGAGCGACGAGGACCGCGCGCTCGTCAGCGGCGGCGGCGCCGGCGTCAGCCAGTACAGCCACCGCAAGATCGACTTCAGCCTCTTCTACTTCGCATCCGACGCGGGCGAGAACGCGACCGACAAGTACAAGCTGCTCCTCGACGGCGCCCGCTTCGCCGACGAGAACGGCTTCGCCGCGGTCTGGACCCCGGAGCGTCACTTCCACGCGTTCGGCGGCCTCTACCCGAACCCGTCGGTGGCCAGCGCCGCGCTCTCGACCATCACCAAGAACGTCAAGCTGCGCGCCGGCAGCTGCGTCAACCCGCTCCACCACCCGGTCCGCGTGGCCGAGGAGTGGGCCCTCGTCGACAACCTCTCGAACGGGCGCGTGGGCATCAGCTTCGCCGCGGGCTGGCAGCCCAACGACTTCGTCATCCGACCGGAGGCGTTCGAGAACAACAAGCAGCGCATGCTCGACGAGATCGACATCATCCGTCGCCTCTGGCGCGGCGAGGGCGTGACCTTCGAGGGGCCGACCGGCCCGGTCGAGGTCAAGACCCTGCCCCGCCCGGTGCAGAAGGAGCTGCCGTTCTTCATCACCGCGGCTGGCAACCCGCAGACCTTCGAGCTGGCCGGGACCCTCGGGGGCGGCATCCTGACCCACCTGCTGGGCCAGAGCGTCGACGAGGCCAAGGAGAAGATCGGGATCTACCGCAAGGCCTGGAAGGACGCGGGGCACCCCGGAGAGGGGCACGTCGTCCTGATGCTCCACACCTTCGTCGGCGACGACGAGGAGAGCGTGAAGGAGATCGTGCGCGAGCCGATGAAGGCCTACCTCAAGAGCTCGATGATGCTGATCCAGCAGCACGCCTGGTCGTTCCCGGCGTTCAAGAAGCACGCGCGCGAGGACAAGTCCTTCAAGGACAACTTCCTCAACCTCTCCGCGGAGGACACCGACGCGTTGCTCGACCACTCGTTCGAGCGGTACTACGAGACGAGCGCGATGTTCGGCACCCCCGAGAGCTGTCGCGAGCAGGTCGAGCGCTGCCGCGGGATCGGCGTCGACGAGATCGCGTGTCTGATCGACTTCGGGATCGACAGCGAGACCGTGCTCACGCACTTCCCGCAGCTCAACACGCTGCGGGCCGAGGCGACGGCGCCGCGCGAGGACCTCTCCGAGGACGACTACTCCATCGCCGCCCAGCTCGAGCGTCACGCGATCACGCACATGCAGTGCACGCCGTCGATGGCGCAGATGCTCGTGATGAACGACGAGGCGCGGACCGCGCTCGGCGGGCTGAAGCACCTGATGGTCGGGGGCGAGGCGTTCCCGGGCGCGCTCGCGAAGGCGCTCCGAGAGGCGACCTCGGCCAGCATCACGAACATGTATGGCCCCACGGAGACCACGATCTGGTCTTCCACGGAGGCGGCCGAGCCGGGAGAGGGGACCGTCGCGATCGGCACCCCCATCGCGAACACCCAGCTCTACGTGCTCGACGAGCGGCGCCAGCCGGTGCCGGTCGGCGTCCCGGGGGAGCTCTACATCGGCGGCGACGGCGTCACGCGCGGCTACTGGAAGCGCGAGGATCTGACGGCCGAGCGCTTCGTGGCCGATCCATTCCGAGGTGGCGAGGCGCGCATGTACCGCACAGGCGACGAGGTGCGCTGGCGCGAGGACGGCCACCTCGAGTTCCTCGGCCGCATGGACCACCAGGTGAAGCTCCGCGGCTACCGCATCGAGCTGGGAGAGATCGAGGCGCGCCTCCGGCTGCACGACAGCGTGCGCGAGGCGGTCGTGATCGCGCGGGAAGACACGCCGGGAGACAAGCGTCTGGTCGGCTACCTGGTGACCGACGGAACCTTCGACGCGGCCGCTCTCAAGGCCCACCTCGGCGAGACGCTGCCCGACTTCATGGTGCCGGCGCACCTCGTGAAGATGGATCGCTTCCCGCTCACCCCGAACAAGAAGATCGATCGCAAGGCGCTGCCCCGCCCGGAGGCCGCCGTCACGCGCGCCGAGGAGCACGTCGCGCCGGCGGGCGAGGTCGAGGAGAAGATCGCGGGCGTGTGGAAGCGCATCCTCGGCCTCAGCGAGGTCGGCACCCGGGACAACTTCTTCGAGCTCGGCGGCCACTCGCTCCTCGCCGTGCAGGCGCACCGCGAGATCGCCGAGGCGACGGGCGCGAAGCTCACCGTGACCGACATCTTCCGCTTCCCCACGATCCAGGCCCTCGCGGATCACCTCGAGGGCGACGGCGGCGGCAACGAGGCGCTCCAGAAGAGCGCCGATCGCGCGGCGGCGCGCCGACAGGCGCTGGGCCGGCGCAGGGTCCTACGGCGGCGGTGATCGAGGACGCGCTCAGCGACCTGCTCGGCCCCCGGGTGCGCTTCGCGGTGCGGATCCCCGGAGAGGTGCCTCTGACGGCGCTCATGGCGCCGGAGGAGCACCTCGCCGCGCGCGCCGTCGACAAGCGCCGCTACGAGCTCGCCGCGGGTCGGGACGCCGCGCGGGCCGCGCTCCGTCTACTCGGCGCCCCCACGATCGCGATCGGGCGCGGCGGACGCGGGGAGCCTCTGTGGCCCGAGGGCGTCGTGGGCACGATCACGCACACCGACACGCTCTGCGTGGCCGCGGTCGCGGACGCCGGGGCGATGCGCGGGCTCGGGCTCGACGCCGAGCCAGACGAGCCGCTCGACCGCGAGCTGTGGTCCCTGATCACGACGCGCGAGGAGCACGTCGCCCTGCAGGATGACCCGCGCCCCGGTGAGCGCGCGCGGCGCACCTTTTGCGCGAAGGAGGCAGCCTACAAGTGCCAGTACCCGCTCAGCGGGACCTTCCTCGAATTCGAGGACGTGGTGATCCGGCACGACGCCGACGATCGCTTCGACGCCGTCTTCCAGCGCAGCGCGCCCCCGTTCGCGGCGGGCGCGACGATCCACGGTCGCTTCGTGCGGGCCGGGGCGCACGTGATCGCGGGTGCCTGGATCGACAACGAAGGAGAGACGCGCTGATGTTGCCGCGGAGCGTGGTTGTGGCGACTTCGGCCGGTGCTAGCTGGATGGTTCGAGTACCATGTCAGCGTTTTCGAGGAGCACCGCGATGAGCGGCCGAGAGATGGATCTCGACGACGAAGAGACCAAGCCGTCTCGTCCGGGCTACCCGGTCGATTGGCGCCGCGTTCTGAGGGCCATCTCCAGAGGGAAGTGGTGGCTCCTGATCGCGGCCGCGGTGGGCGGTCTGATCGGCGTCGTCATCGGGAAGTTCGTGATGCAGCACACGTACGAAGCGAGCACCTCGCTTCGGTACGAAGGCTTGCCCGGCGACGACTTCCAGGAGCCGCAGCGGGCCTTGCCGGCTCTGGTCGCGGTGACCCACACCGACCCGATCATGATCGAGCTGCGCGCCCGCACGAACAAGGACGGGGCCACCCTCGACCTCATGCGGCGCATGGTCCAGGTGACGAGCGACGCGCAGAGCGGCCTGGTCACGTTCACGACCACCGGCGGCACGGCCGAGGAATCGGCGGACATGGCGAACACGCTCGTGGACGTCTTCCTCGAGCACCACCGCGAGCGTCGCAGCGCCGAGCTCCGCGCGGAGATGGCGAGCCTCGACGAGCGCATCGCCGCGTCCGAGAACGAGGCCGCGACCGCGCGCCGCGCCTACGACTCCTTCCGCGAGGCCAACGGCATCACGGATCTGACGGCGGAGCAGGAGCAGGCCATCGACCAGGCGGCCGACCTGCGCTCGCAGGCGGACCTCGCCCAGGCGGAGATCATGGCGCTCGAGGCCCGCGTCCGGCAGCTGACCGAGGCGCGCGAGCGCACGCCCCGCATGGAGACGGTGAGCACGAGCAGCGGCGGCTCGAGCCGCGTCCGGGAGCTGGAGGCGCGCCTCGCCGAAGCGCGCGGTCAGGGCATGAGCGAGCAGCACCCGACGGTGCAGGCGCTCCAGCGTCAGATCTCGGCGCTGCGAAGCTCGGGCGGCGGCGGGGGCGGCTCGCGCACGGCGCGCAGCAGCCTCTACGAGCAGATCGAGACCAGCCTCTCGGAGGCGGAGACCGAGCTGTCGGCGGCGCGCGAGCGGCACAACAGCCTCGAGCAGCTCGCGGGCACCGCGCAGGAGCGCACCAACCGGTTCAGCGCGATGGAGGGCCAGGCGGCCAACCTGCTCGCGCAGGTCAACGTCAAGCAGGCCCTCGTCAACGAGCTCAACGAGCAGCGCGCGGGCATCGAAGATCAGCTGCGCGACATCGAGACCGGCTTCCGCACCGTCGCGGAGGCGCGTCCCCCCGAGAGCGCGGTCCCCTCGAAGAAGAAGTACGCGGTCGCGGGCGGCATCCCGCTCCTCTTCGTGACGGTGATGCTCGGCATGCTGCTCTACCGCGAGCTCCGCGGGCTGCGCGTCATCACGCCGACCGAGGTGGCCTGGTGGGGCAACGGGCCGGTGATCGGCATGACGACCTGGCCCCGCGATCCACGCGCGCTGATCGACCTGATCGCGGACATGGACGACTTCGCGCCCGACGCGCGCGGCACGATGCTGGTGGTCGGGGCCACCGACTCCGAGCAGGAGCTCGCGAGCGAGATCGCCGGCCAGCTCAACCACGACTGGAGCTCGACCACGCTCATCGACGTGCCCGTGGTGGGCGCGCTCCCGCCGGGCGATGACCCCGCGCCGATCACGACGCCGTCCTCCTCCCGCGGCCACCACGACGTCTACGACGACGACGAGGTGCTCAGCGGCGAGATCCACGACGGCCCGACCGAGATCGTGCTCGCCGGCAGCCCCGCCGACACCCTCGCGATGGGGGCCCCGAGCTACGCGCCGCCGCCGCGCCCGATCAGCGACGACCCGGCCGACCGGCTGATCTGCACCGCGTGGAACGGCCCGCCCGAGGGGCAGGCCCTGCGCCGCGCGGCCCGGCTCGCCGAGCGGGTGCTGGTGGTGGTGACGAGCGGGAACATCAAGGCGACCGATCTCGCCCAGACGCAGACCCGGCTCGGGCGCGATGGAGCCATCGGCTACGTGCTCGTCGGCGCGAGCGAGAGCACGGCCAAGCTCCCCGACCGCGAGGGCCCGGTGGAGCACTTCTGGGTGCCCTCCCCGTCTCCTCGCTGAGGTATTCGATGCGTCGAGAAGCGTCTCGGAAGAAGATCGTCGCCATCAGCTCGGGAGGCGGTCACTGGATCGAGCTCCTCCGCCTCCGCCCCGCCTTCGACGGCCACTTCGTGGTCTGGGTCACCGTGAGCGAGGCCTACCGCGCGCACGTCGACGGACCGCTGCGGGTGATCGACGACGTGACCCGCTGGGACCGGCTCGGCCTGCTGAAGTGCGCCTGGCAGGTGACGCGCATCCTCCTGAGCGAGCGGCCCGACGTGGTCGTGAGCACGGGCGCCCTCCCCGGCTTCTTCGGCGTGGTGCTCGCGAAGCGGCTCGGCATCCGGACCGTCTGGGTCGACAGCCTCGCCAACGTGGAGGAGCTGTCGATGAGCGGGCAGAAGGTCGGCGCGCACGCCGATCTGTGGCTGACGCAGTGGCCGGAGCTCGCGCGCGAGGGCGGCCCGCTCTACGCGGGGAGCGTGCTCGGGGAGCTCGACCGCCCCTCGGAGTCCCCCGTCATGGCGGAGGCCGAGTGAAGCTCTTCGTCACCGTGGGCGCGCAGATGCCCTTCGATCGCCTCATCGAGGCCGTCGACGCCTGGGCAGCGACGCAGGACGACGTGGAGATCCTGGCGCAGATCGGGGACTCCGAGGTGTCGCCTCGCCACCTGACGCACACGCGCTTCCTCGAGCCGGTGGAGTTCGACCGCGCCTACGACGAGGCCGACGCCGTCATCGGCCACGCCGGCATCGGCACCCTCTTCGCGGCCCTCGAGCGCGGCAAGCCGATCGTCGTGCTCCCGCGCGAGGCGGCGCGCCGCGAGACGCGGAACGACCACCAGATCGCGACCGCGAAGGCCTTCGCCCGGTTCGCCGGCGTGCACGTCGCCTGGAACGAAGCCGAGCTTCCCGCCAAGCTCGGCACGCTCTCCCGCTCTCGAACCGGGCCGCAGCTGGGCGCCTACGCGTCCGGCCCGCTCGTCGAGCGGATCTCCGCTTTCATCGACTCGTGAGGCAGACCTTGAAGATCCTCGTCACCGGAGGCGCCGGCTTCATCGGCAGCCACGTCGCGGACGCGCTCCTCGAAGAGGGGCACAGCGTGGTCGTGCTCGACGACCTCAGCAGCGGACGCGCCGAGAACGTGCCCGAGAAGGCGCTCTTCCTCGAGGGCGACCTGCGGGACGCGGCGCTCGTGGACCGCGCGTTCGCCGAGCACGACTTCGACGTGGTCTGCCACCAGGGCGCGCAGACGAGCGTCAGCGTCTCCACCCGCGAGCCCGTGCGCGACGCGGAGATCAACGTGATCGGCGGGCTCAACGTGCTCGAGGCTGCGCGCGCGCACGGCATCGCCCGCTTCGTCTTCGCCTCGACGGGCGGCGCCATCTACGGCGACATCCCCGAGGGCCAGCGCGCGGGCGAGGGATGGCCACCGCAGCCCATCAGCCCCTACGCGTGCTCGAAGCTCGCGTTCGAGCGCTACCTCGCGGCCTACCACCACGAGCACGGCACCCCCTCGACCATCCTCCGCTACGCCAACGTCTACGGCCCGCGCCAGGACCCCCACGGCGAGGCCGGCGTGGTCGCCATTTTCTGCCAGCGCCTGGCGAGCGGAGAGAAGATCCGCATCAACGCCATGCGCGAGGTCGGCGACGCCGGCTGTGTGCGCGACTACGTCTACGTGGCCGACGTCGTGAAGGCGAACCTGCTCGCCATCCAGGGCAAGCTCGAGGGCAAGGTCATCAACGTCGGCAGCGGCGAGGGGACCTCCACCCTCCAGCTCGCGGAGCGCATCGAGGCGGCCCTCGGCGTCAAGACCGACAAGGAGTGGGGCACGCGGCGCGCGGGCGATCTCGAGCGCTCGGTGCTCGAGCCCAACGACGAGCTCCAGCGGCACACGGGCCCGGCGACGCCGATCGCGGACGGCATCCGAGAGACGGCGCGCTGGTTCGCGGGACGGGCGTGATCACATGTGCGGCATCGCCGGCGCAGTCGGTCTGATCGAGAGCGGGCTCCCCGACGCGGTCGCGCGCATGACCGACGCGCAGGCGCACCGCGGGCCCGACCAGGACGGGCAGTGGCGGAGCGGGGAGCGGGGCCGCGGCGCGGTGCTCGGCCACCGCCGCCTCTCCATCCTCGACCTGAGCGAGGCGGGCCGCCAGCCGATGATCGACCCCGAGACGGGCGTCGTCATCGCCTACAACGGCGAGGCCTACAACTTCGGCGAGCTGGCCGCGGAGCTGCGCGCGCTCGGCGTCGAGCTGAAGTCCACGAGCGACACCGAGGTCGTGCTGAAGGCGTACGCTCGCTGGGGAGAGAAGGCGATTGCGCGCCTCCGCGGCATGTTCGCCATCGCGCTCTGGGACCCGCGGGACCAGACCCTGCTCCTCGCGCGCGACCGGCTGGGCATCAAGCCGCTCTACTACGCCGAGGTCGACGGCGCGCTCCTCTTCGCGTCCGAGATCCGCGCCATGCTCGCGTCCGAGAAGATCGCGCGGCGCCTCGACCCGAGCGCGCTCGAGCGCTTCCTATGGCACGGCTTCGTCCCCGGGCCCGGCACCCTGATCGAGGGCGTGAAGCTGCTGCCCGCGGGCACGTGCATGCGCATCCCGCTCGAGGGCCGGCCGTCCCGCCCCGCGCCCTACTGGACGCTGCCGAAGCACCGGCCGGTGGGCGAGGACGAGGCGGTGGCGGACCTGTCGGAGCGCCTGAACGAGGCGGTGAAGCTGCGCCTGATCGCGGACGTGCCGCTCGGCATCTTCCTGAGCGGCGGGGTCGACTCGAGCGCGGTCGCGGCGCTCGCCCAGCGCGCGGCGGACGCGCCGGTCACCACCTTCAACATCTCGTTCGAGGAGGCGCGCTACGACGAGTCGAAGTACGCGCGCCAGGTGGCCGAGAAGCTCGGCACCGAGCACCGCGAG includes the following:
- a CDS encoding NAD-dependent epimerase/dehydratase family protein, whose protein sequence is MRQTLKILVTGGAGFIGSHVADALLEEGHSVVVLDDLSSGRAENVPEKALFLEGDLRDAALVDRAFAEHDFDVVCHQGAQTSVSVSTREPVRDAEINVIGGLNVLEAARAHGIARFVFASTGGAIYGDIPEGQRAGEGWPPQPISPYACSKLAFERYLAAYHHEHGTPSTILRYANVYGPRQDPHGEAGVVAIFCQRLASGEKIRINAMREVGDAGCVRDYVYVADVVKANLLAIQGKLEGKVINVGSGEGTSTLQLAERIEAALGVKTDKEWGTRRAGDLERSVLEPNDELQRHTGPATPIADGIRETARWFAGRA
- a CDS encoding glycosyltransferase → MKLFVTVGAQMPFDRLIEAVDAWAATQDDVEILAQIGDSEVSPRHLTHTRFLEPVEFDRAYDEADAVIGHAGIGTLFAALERGKPIVVLPREAARRETRNDHQIATAKAFARFAGVHVAWNEAELPAKLGTLSRSRTGPQLGAYASGPLVERISAFIDS